From Spirosoma aerolatum, one genomic window encodes:
- a CDS encoding efflux RND transporter periplasmic adaptor subunit: MVACTSASSDHKISVKEPEIQQVVVSTVQSLQPSKRVTLPGELKPWNRVSMYAKVKGFVRDVSVDRGTVVRKGQVLARLDAPEVISELSQAQAQLQAQEATLVEQTTRARASKLTYTRLLQTAKMEGAVSANELDQAQARMEADSAMVAVARGTVQASRSNYQAKTELRQYLTITAPFDGIVIERNISPGALVGAGDSGKPLFVLEDSRTLRLTVAIPELFANQLPANSSVSFTVNAMPDHRFNAKLARSAQSLVEANRSMIAEFDVPNAAHELKAGMYAEVQMPIERTAKTLFVPTTAVVNSSEKMFLIKVQGNRAQWVSVQKGNVLDSLVEVFGDVQPGMAIVKKASEEIRDGQEVKAIQQ, from the coding sequence ATGGTTGCCTGCACTTCCGCCAGCAGTGACCATAAGATATCGGTTAAAGAGCCCGAAATTCAGCAGGTAGTGGTATCGACAGTGCAGTCGCTCCAGCCCAGCAAACGGGTTACGCTCCCCGGTGAACTGAAACCCTGGAACCGGGTGAGTATGTACGCCAAAGTAAAGGGGTTTGTCCGGGACGTTTCAGTCGACCGGGGTACTGTTGTTCGTAAAGGGCAGGTACTGGCTCGGCTGGATGCGCCCGAAGTTATTTCCGAGCTGAGTCAGGCTCAGGCGCAGCTACAGGCGCAGGAGGCCACGCTGGTGGAACAGACAACCCGTGCCCGTGCCAGCAAACTGACGTATACGCGGCTGTTGCAAACGGCCAAAATGGAAGGAGCCGTATCCGCCAATGAACTCGACCAGGCGCAGGCTCGCATGGAGGCCGACAGCGCTATGGTTGCTGTAGCGAGGGGAACCGTGCAGGCATCCCGTTCCAACTATCAGGCGAAGACCGAACTACGCCAATACCTGACCATTACGGCCCCGTTTGATGGTATTGTTATCGAGCGGAATATCAGCCCCGGTGCCTTGGTCGGCGCGGGTGATAGCGGTAAACCGTTATTTGTGCTGGAAGACAGCCGAACCCTTCGCCTGACGGTGGCTATCCCTGAGTTGTTCGCTAATCAGTTGCCTGCCAATAGTTCGGTTTCGTTTACGGTCAACGCCATGCCCGATCATCGGTTCAATGCAAAACTGGCTCGTTCGGCCCAGAGTCTGGTTGAAGCCAATCGGTCGATGATAGCTGAGTTTGATGTGCCGAATGCTGCACATGAACTGAAAGCCGGTATGTATGCCGAGGTGCAGATGCCTATCGAGCGTACGGCTAAAACCCTGTTTGTACCGACAACTGCCGTAGTCAACTCCAGCGAGAAGATGTTTCTAATTAAGGTACAGGGCAACCGGGCACAGTGGGTTTCGGTGCAAAAAGGTAATGTGCTGGACAGCCTGGTCGAAGTATTTGGCGACGTTCAGCCGGGTATGGCCATTGTCAAAAAAGCATCCGAAGAAATCCGGGATGGGCAGGAAGTGAAAGCCATTCAGCAGTAA